Genomic window (Manduca sexta isolate Smith_Timp_Sample1 chromosome 26, JHU_Msex_v1.0, whole genome shotgun sequence):
cttttatatatatagacttaAATGAAATCATTGGGGGTCTTTATTTCTCGACAATTATAAACTAGgaggttttgttttatattaattattattttcccgATTAAAGTTgacatgttttattatttaagtatataatatgaatcATATTATGCACGGAGTTACATTTATAATCAGCTGTTCTAACAGAATATAAGTAATCACttataattctaaaatttaatttaattgcaataatctagatgacccggtgaacttcgtatcacctgcAATTAATTTGATTATCACTTTTAATTCACGGTTATCAGTCCTTATCAACGTATCAATACTGATTTATTGATATCAATAGTACTGACTGAATCGTGTATGATTTGAATTTCGTTAGGTTATTAAACGGTACTTGCTTGTTAAAAATCGCAGAGTGTAGGTACGTTGAAGTTTAAGTAAACTCACTCTATCCAAGTATATTCTTAAATTTTGACTACCCTGGTGGCGTAGTTTAATTATATGCGCGACACGATACCGTTCTCAGGTGtcaggttcgaatctcgggtcggacAAAGGGATTAGGGGTTTTTTGATTAGTATCACACTAGAGCTGTgatttatgtccgatatggcgatagaatCCCTATCACGTCTTGGAACATATTTTAGCCAAGTGTCAGGCTAAAATTGGGTAGCCTGGTAGCATTTCTGCctgttttgtgtgtgtgtgtgtgtttttgtctTTAAATCCATTTCGTTTTTAAGTCACACATGAATTCggcaccgacttcaaaaatatatttaaaaatggttatGGTAGCACGTTATTATATTGAacctaacacaaaaagaatcatGAAAGTCGTATTTGATTTTGAGGAATTCTCTTCTGCATCTTCGAACTCTAAAGTCTCGtaccaatgaaataaaattggtACCAATTAGAAGCTAAACGAAATCTAACGCTAAAGGATTTGTCAAAATCGGTCCATAACTGACGAAGAAagttcattaaaaattattccttaatggcgatttccatataaaattaccCATTctgatttattgtattttttgtagtttcttttttaaaactaCCCCTGAACTATATAACTAACCTGaacaaaaccaaacaaaaattatgcaaatcggtccagccgttttCGGGTTTTAACAAGATAACGAATAGTACAATTCATTAATAGTTTGTGTTTCTAAATTACAGTAGGGCACCAATGagattattattagattttataactttataatgtacattatagtaaaaaaactaACTTATGTGCCGAAGAAGGACCGTGAACGCAGCGCACAGCCGCTTCTGTTGTCGCCGCAGTCGGTCTCGGAGCTTCACAAATTTAGCTAACCGTTCACCCGTATACAGCAACCTCTCCTCCcattgttctgtttgtttcctTAGCTCTTGTATATCTGTGAAATATAATACACGCAGTTATatgcaatttattatattttgagtaGTTTTTAACGATTTGTTTAAGTACCTAATGCTTCCAAATAATTTCGTTCAATAGCTTCTGTCTGTTCCACATAATTTGATTGTGATGACGTCAAAGATGCCGCCGATGTAGATCTGAAATCAAATGTTGTAGTGTAAATTACCGACGAACAAAACGATTTAATACTTGTTAATTCTATTGAGAATTTGATGAATGCAGTCATACCCACGGCTATAGTTAACAGTGCTTTGATTTAGACAGTCTCGCCGGTCCGCATAGATTTCATCCAGAAGATCCTCTACTAAGCTTCGTATATCtcgtttctataaataaatgcgttttagtaaaaataaaaatattaaatttattttcatgtcatgtcccaATATAATCcttttaaattcattatgatattttacctGGACACATTTCTTGATTGTTGGCGGTGGTGGTACTATAGATGGTTTTCTACTTGTTATTGCCGGCATTGAAGTTTTCTTGGCCCTTTTATGTGATTTTGTTGATATATCATCAACAAGTAATGTGCTAAAGTCTAATTCAAACTTTAccacttttaaatttataggaTTCTTTACACTTATTGTCTCCATAATTATGGATttgatataatttcaaataatttagtttatacgTTATCGCAATTAgttgcaataattataaacaacgtGTTGGCTGATTAGTTGACACGTATCACTTTGACAccacacaaaaagatttttatttttctatttttgtttgtcACTGCCTtaatcgttttaaaaaaatttatcaACACTGAGCTACTAACACATACGCTGAATACTGTGTCTGAATACCGTGAACTGTGCGTCGTACTCAATGATGGCAGGAGGCGGCGATAGTCACCCACTCGTTCACTGTCGGTTGGCGTCCTGATAGTGGTGATAacgtttaatttattcatttgaatgCATGCCCAATGAGGTTAGGGTCAATATACACCAATTGCTTCATTAAGCGTTAAATTACTatgaaaaagtaattatatttttaatatattccatTCGTTCTCAGTATTAATCTTTAACTGTAGGAAGAAATGGATAGGTCTCTGCATGATTATGAATCAGTACTAGGTATACAAGTGACTTGTTTCCTAAGCAGCTAGAATTTAAAACAGGGAAATTAGGTGTTTGGCCTCATTAGAGATTAGCTTTAGTTCGTATTAATGAAAAGAGTTTTGGAAACGAAAGAATAGTTACAAATTATTATCAGTTAATACTATCGCTTTAGCTCTGTACACAGATGTACTATATAAAGATACtggatttatataatagtatttatattaaattgaaaccTAATGAAAAAAAACTGTTCCTTACATTATGTTATCCAAGCaggaagaataaaaaaacatcacaaGTTAAATTcgcttaactttttttatatatcggAAATTCTCTTAATGAATCTAATATGAACGGTTCTGAGataaagttaaacattttgtgattataataaaaaattttacatacgatattaattaatgtggcaactgtttgtaataaaacaaactatttgaaaaataaagattataaaagatAGTTTTGCGTTCAAAGCTCAAacaaaggtaaataaaaagaaaatcacCTAGGCAACGTTTTCGTTATTTCCGTTTCTAGGCGATCGCtctttgttattatttctagATCAACAATCAGTATTTTCGAGAACGCATCTTTAGCTTTTTGTGTATTTGCAAGTATTAttcctatttaatttattttaaaaatgaacgaTACCAAAGAGGCGCCTGGCCAAGGTTTAGGACACCAACAACCAGGGTTTTGTTCGGCAACTTGCGTTGATCGTGCTAGTTTACAAGCTGAGATAAAACAACCAGAACTCAAGACTTCCGACTTATTTGTAACTTGTAATCTGCCAAAGAGATTTGAACATCCACGTAAGCTAAAGCTTATATTTTGTCGCTAATGTTTAGTACGAATTGTCCAAGGCGTtgtattttttcacaaaactaCACAACTAAGTACATTTAagataagtaaatttataattatgcgaAGTGAGTTCAATTTTTGTCAAAAATGGCCGCAATTCCAATATGGTATGCTCCTgtagtaaacataaataaaaaaaaaactgttaggGCCCTACTTTATTTGATTTCCAAATTCATGCACAGCAGTTTACATACAGAATCAGTGTCATTGCTCTTCCCTGGTCATAAAAATTCATGCGGGCACTTCTTGTGAAATCAATAATGTAGTGAGGAAATGTAAGAACAGCTCCTTTTTTATCAGCCACCATGTATTCAATTgcatttaatactttttatagattttaactTCGTTGGGTGATATCAAAATATGCTCGCAATTTAACTATCGCGTATATAGTTGATAGCTCATCCGCGGATTTACCggatttaattttatctaaccTATTAACTGACAGCAGGATTTAATAAAGCGTTACTTTTTGTTAGCTTATATGTCCCTGAATGGTTATATTAGTAACAATAAAATGCCCAAATTTAGTGTTATAAGAACACCCGTTGTTGTAAAGCTATCTGTTGTAATAAATTCATATGTTGCAATATTTTGTgcactaggtgttgctcacgACTTCGTCTGCTTGAAGGACTTGTCCCGGAACAAAAGTACCATAGTGTACTTTTCCAggattaaaagttaataaatccAAGAACAGGTCCTTCTATGTGGCAAATTATATCCCAAAAACGTATTGACGTTTAACGATTTCTGCGTTTAGTTCCGGCTTCTAATTATATTCACCAACCgtcgcattaataatattgcataagATTACATGATGTATTGTTTTGTAGATTGGTTTAACGGGTACGGATGCCAGGTGAGCAAGCAGCATCCGTTCTACAGGACATCTTCCAGCGACTATGGATGGTATGCGCCAGGTACTTaaatgatgaaatatttatttatatttaagaatacACTTTGCAGcccagttaaaaatataattcaacttAGAAATTTATATCagactaggtgttgctcacggtttcgtccgcgtgaaaaatcTTTCCCGCTAGTCGCTGAATTTTACGATGCCAACGctatctatctatttaaaatcagaCTAAAAGCCCATTATTTCCTATGGAATAGTATAAATTACTAGGATAAAAAGGGGCTATTAAAAGCCAAAGTTCATCCGAATTCGTTCAACcgtttttgtgtttatatctAATAATCATCCAaacattcgtatttataatgtatatataagaaggaatatatatataaggacctgtttcacaagttttaagtaaattttatttgacagttactGTATTTAACAGCTAATGTAGGTAGTACTcacattattatcatttatttgggagtataGATTAAAGAGTGACTTTGACgccggcttatacatttatgtgacgagtagcatttacttagaagttgtgaaacagcccctaaataatattagtatggatgtatttcttattttattttattttattgcacttcatacatattatcatataaaaacggACTTAATGCCACAGGCATTCTCCTCAGTCAACctaaggtggtgcagagataaaaaCATAGTAGGTGTTGATGTATCTGCCAGATAAATCAAATTATCTGTTAAATGGTAATGGTAATTGTAATGGTactctaataatattatgtggcttatttattaataaatgctaAGTAATTGCACACGACATTTCAATTTTCATTTTAGGTTGGCATTCAGTTCCCACTGTGTATTTCCCGAAGAGTCAACGGTTCTCAAACTATTTGGCAGAATCCGGGATGTATCGAAATTATTCTTTGAACACTTCCCTTGGCCCATCTCACAATTGAGGCGTGAATATTATTAAGAgaatattggtttattttttttgtgttaagtcTAATGTCCCTTTAAGTTGTATcgattatttttgataaagtagctattaagttataatttcaaATGGGTTGTTTAAAATTTCTTGCCTAAGGAAATAAAAGGATTttctttctaaagttatattgtcttattttttatctgcgttaatttaaaattgcatcACTACCTTTAAGTTATTGCTACGGACTAATTTATTTTACCTCATATTGGCCTCGTGtagttataattttgaaattaaaatgcaaAGATCGTATAATTATCAGAATCCATTGAATTCTTTACCGCTTGCGTATAATGGAGCaggaaaactaataaattattttctataatttaataaggtgtttgtgaataataaataatgaatattacaatATGCTTAAAAAACCCTTGACTTTGTTACATTACGTATTAAGTATTAGCTGGCTAATTTCTAAGGCTGAAGATTCggacataacataatatgttactaATAGCTTAACACATTTACACAATGATTATTGATTACATCATTCTTAAGGGTGGATGAGTGACAGCGAAAGGATAGTTATTTTCATAGGCAAAGTTTAACTTCAAACGTCACGCCGCACAAGCGATACATAAAGCCTCGTTTACTGGGTAATAAACACATCCTATTTCACTCCAACCAGTGtacttattgatatttatagaaattagaattttatatctactggaattctttaaataatcattgctattcgatttaatttaaataataaaagtttaaatttttagGCACTAAGCTACTCTAGTaaggttttcttttattaaagtGGCATTGTCACAACTTCTGCTTTGTACCACGAGGAAGTTTATTTAACATCCTTTAGCGTAAAATTAGACAACTGACTGCATAATATGTTATTAGTTGTAGTTTTTGCAGATAAAACAATTGTCTTTGGTGCTGTTGTGTTGAGAAAGTTATTCGTTGAAAGGTATAACTTCTGGCTCGGACTTTGTGGTTTGCACTGGCAACAAAACTTAGCCGAACAAACAAacgtaatttaaatacttacaaattaaattgtgtGAACGATGACTTTATATTAAATGGATATTTGTTTCCTAATATTGTGAATAAAACCAAACGTGATAGATATTTTGGATGCCCGTTTCTTGTAAATCGAAATTATCTCGTTGCTAGAATTTTTGTTGTAGAACTTCTGGATTTAGATGCCTAATTCGTATATAAACATAGTAAAATTACCGACACTTATTAACGCCATCGATCTTTTTTGTTATCGGTATAAAGAAATAGtataaaaagaataagtaaataaaattagaatgtcgaataatttttcaaattttaccTCATATTACGTTTTATACAATGGAATCGtgaaaatacatatacataattattgctACATACCTAGCTATTACCAAGGTGTCCTGAAGTTAGTTACCTTATTGTTCTTCTCACATTCTGACTGCTCTCACCCTTGACTCTGTAAATCCGCCACGCCGCTCATGACTAACTACAGATCGGCCATAAAGAGTAATAATGTGCCTTTAGGAAGTGttctagataataatatttgcattgCAGGGCCACAGGCTCTGTTGTATTTGCGAGGGAAAAACCGTAAAGTCATTAATGATGAACACCATTGTCTTTAATCTATATCCACATTACAGCGAAAAGGATGATATCATTATTTGAACAACGTTGATGAAAGGACATATAGTTCAGTGCAATATAACTTTACTTGTACTTAGTTCGTGATTTTGAAATATCTTAAGAAACATAAACAGATTGAACAGAGCAAGTGTAGTTGTCTAAGAAAAATAGCTATGTTAGTCCTCGCTGGTTAGGAATTCaggatataatataatttttatgttcttatccTCATGGATCCTGGCGAAATGATCCTTATGTCATTGATCAATGTAAACAATGCAACACAGAGTCcagattcaatttatatttacatagtatTGCGAATAAATAAAGAACTTTCTCGATGTTTCAGGTATACACTCTGTACCATCTGTGTTCTTCCCAGCTGGTCAGACGTTCACGAATCGGCTGTCAGCGGCGGGCATGTATAGAAACTACAGTCTCAACACAGGCATGGATCCTGCGTCATACCCATGAATATTCCACTGGTGTCGCCTGATccatcattatttaaattttcgatTCGTAATTAGTGTTGTAATTTGATATTGAAATGTATTCCCGGCATaaagtaaatacattattttaattccaatacTTTTAAGCGTTTTATTTTTCCCTCTTCGATTTCGAAATATAcctttttgataatattatttttaattacctttcGAAGCTTAGTGCTTGCGATCTTGATAAGTTTGGAGCAAATAAAAATGCAGTTATTTCGGTAGTGACTTACCAAAagaggtatttattattatatagattaacATGCATTCAAATTCCATTAACATATTCCATCGGAACGTGGGCATTGATGTCACATTTCTTGTCTTTTTGTGGACTCCGCCGATATCGAACGCGGAAATACGATCGGTTTTTTATGCTCattgaattttaacattatgtTAATAGGTTCCGTAGTTCCACTTTATATGTGACATACCATGCCTCATAAGTTACCTAAAGCAATTATGTCGCAGTAAAAATCCAACAGAAACAACCGTTTATTGCTCACTGGCGATCTGTTGCCTCTTTTACCGCGACATATTctttaaaaagattattatCCGTCATTTCATTATAGgagtatataggtatattatataacttgttagcaacaacaacaacagcgtttatattaatttgagtgtttatattatatccTAACAATTAACAAACgttgaaaattctttaaacattaaacaaattaattcttACTATTACGTAGAACGTAACACATGTTCCAAGCTATAGTATACATAATTTATCTAATTGCGCATTTCATAGACACGTAGTAAACGCTAACATGGCGGCTATGTGACTATCTCTATGGGTTTGGTGTGGGACATGTTCTACTGGTGCTTTTACACTTGTTTAATTCCACAGGTACTTAGTACTCGGCCGAGGTACACGACGACTCGGCGTAACAAACACTACTCCAAAACCAACATCGATGAACTTACATGAAGCAAACATATATCATagtcattattataaactaaactTCTGCTCTCGTCGGAGGTAACTTTAATTCtgttatgtatgaaacttaCATCTGTATTATAGCTATTTTCGTTGTAAAATCTACAATAACAAGTgggttttgaataaatataattatttaaatattaatacgttTAAAATGTACTTATGCATGTACTATAACTTCTACAAAtcgcataaataaattaaatttgactacatatataatatctacttaATGATTGTCATTGCTACAGAAGAGTAGGTAGATAGTTAAGTAAcctttaactttttaattttctacagTTAGATATATTAAAAGCGCAATGCATTGGGAAAATGTTTCAAGTTTAAAACGTcgaaacatatataaaaaaaaacaattttattactgcAACAGCCGGGGTACTGCTGATTAATAACCGATAATTGACAAGTCTATCAATAGAATATagttattttgttgtataaaatcTATTGTTTTGTCACTTGTTTATGATTGTGTTACCCTTCTTCTAGAAACATTGGCTATTCATTAACTCGATAGTATACGAAAGGAATATAGAAATGGCTAGAAACTACAATTTCCGTTTTTCTTGTTGTTAATAATGTTGCTTTTACAGTAATATACAAATGAAGATAGTTATGTATAGATACTTTGTTAAAGACATAAGTAGTGTACATATAAGCACAATAGAGCGTAAGAAGGAACGTAATTTGCGTTTTATACCAAGAAGATTATCTTAAACTATGAAATATAACTAGTAATAGGTATAatgatgtataatataaaaactggatTTTTGCTTTTAACAATATTGTCCTCGATAGCATTGCTCAGATCCCAttgtcttataattttaaatctagtaaaaatttaaataaaattaatattataatattgattgtaaacattcaat
Coding sequences:
- the LOC115441106 gene encoding UPF0691 protein C9orf116; its protein translation is MNDTKEAPGQGLGHQQPGFCSATCVDRASLQAEIKQPELKTSDLFVTCNLPKRFEHPHWFNGYGCQVSKQHPFYRTSSSDYGWYAPGIHSVPSVFFPAGQTFTNRLSAAGMYRNYSLNTGMDPASYP